GAGAAGATTTTTTAGCGGATATAGTACCTTTAATTGCTTCTACACGATTGGAAGAAGGCTGCTTGCTATATGATTTATATGAATCAGTGGAAAAGAAAAATCAATTTGTGATGATTGAACATTGGAAAAACCAAGAATCAATTGATAAACATAACCAAAATCCACTATTAATAAACTTATTTGGAAAAATGTCAGAATATGCTGAGAAGAAAACAGAATTAATTATCACAGAAAATGAGGAATAGAGATGTCTATAATTTCAACTGTTTTAATCGTATTTGTTGCTTTGGAATTTTTCTATATCATGTATCTAGAGACTTTTGCAACTACATCAGGTGTAACGAGTAGAGTTTTTAATATGACAAAAGAAGAATTGAAAAGAAATTCTGTAAGTACCTTATTTAAAAATCAAGGGGTATATAATGGTCTAATTGGTGTAGGATTGTTGTATAGTGTATTTTTATCAAAGGCTTCACTTGAAATTAGTCGAGTATTATTAGTTTATATAATTTTAGTTGCTTTATATGGTAGTTTAACAAGTGATAAAAAGATTATTTTAACACAAGGTGGTTTAGCCATTCTAGCACTTGTTTCAACTTTCTTTTAAAGAGAAAACCACAATCAATTAAGATTGTGGTTTTTGCGGCTCTATGTCAAATCGTGTTGATGGACAATAATATTGATGAAAAAGTCTCAAAAATGAAATAGAATTAATTGAAGTGAGGGAAGAAATTCTCTCGCTTTTTTAATTAACCTGAAAAACTTTATTTTGAATCAAAAAGATACGTCGTTTGAATAGTAGAAAGTTTCGATAGCCATAGGTCACACGTTTAATCACGTTAATTTTATTGTTAATGCCTTCTAAGAAACCATTTGAATAGGAGTATTTGAAGGCATTCATGACCCCTTGGGAGAACTTACCAAATATCTTGAATTTATCTTTAACATGCTTTGGTAATTCAACAGATATCTTTGAACATCGCTAAAAAAATAAGACATAATCGTTGATTCTATAAGCATACTTCAATTCTTGGATAAAATGATACGCTTTTTTTATAGAGAACTATAAGAAAGTAACTCATCTACCAATTCGGTAGATGACACATTTCTCTTGAATAAAGGACGATAATAAAAGTGTTTATAGTTTAATTCAGAGCTGTCCTTTAAAAGGAGTTTCCAATAACGCTTTAATCTTCGATACTGCTTTCCTTCCTCTTGATTGTGGTGTTTTAGTTGATTCATTTCTTTTATTCTTAAGGTGTTGAAAGAGCGGTTAATCTGTTGAATGATATGAAATTGATCTGTGACGATTGCGGCGTTTGGAAAGACTGTTTTTAATAGTTGACCGTAACTTGCATTCATATCCATGACCAAAAATCTTACTTTTAAACGTGATTTTTTGGAATACTTCATAAAGTAAGAAACCAATTTATGTCATCTTTTATCAGGTAAGATATCGATTATTTTTTTAGGTGTCGCATCAGCACAAATAAAGCTCATTCCAGCATGACAATCAAAAGTAGAGCTAAACTCATCTACACAAAGAGCCGTGGGCAAGAAATTAACATTCGGTTGCTGATTGTTCGTAAATGAGACTAACACACGTTTAACAGTATCTTCAGAGACACTGTGGCATGCTGCGATTTTTTTACATGATTGATTCTCTTTTAAGTCAAAAGCAATTTGGTATTTAAGCTGTTTAGAAATGTGACAATAGTCATCTACTAGAGAAGTAGAAGCAAGGTAACGTTCTCTGTGAAGTTTCAGATAAGTTGGGCGACGTTCAACTTCAGGCAATTGACTGATGGTTTGATACGTTCCGTTTTTAACGGATTGATAACATCCACATTTCTGGCATTGCTTATCTTTATTCACTCATCTTCCTGTCATCATGTTAACAGAGCGGTTGTTTCTCGCTTCGCGAGACAACCAATCCTCATTAAAAATAAGAGAATCATCTGTTAAATTGAGTAGTTTTCTTGTACTATTATCCATAGGAGTATTCTCCTTTGTAATGTTAGTTATAGACGACTTAATTTTACCAATAAGAATGCCTCTTTTCTATGCCTCAAATAAAAAAACGCATTGATAGAATTTAATCTATCAACACGATTTAGTGTACAGCCTCTTTTATTATGATAGTACAAACTCGGCAAAATAAAATCATGAATTAGTCAAATCTCTTTATCTTTACAAACACAAGCCAGTATGTTTAGTTAGAATGCTTTATGTAGTGTTCTAAAATTTGTACGGCATTTGTTGCAGCACCTTTTCTTACTTGGTCCCCACAACACCACAGAGTTATGACTGATTGATTACCGACTTTACTTTTTCTGATACGCCCAACATAAACTAAATCTTGGTTAGATGTATCAAGTGGCATTGGGTAACCTTGGTTGTCTAAGTCATCGACTAACTTCACGCCATCAGTTTCGCTAATGATTTGACGGGCTTCTTCAACGCTCAAATCATTATCTAAGAAAAGAGTGATCGCTTCTGAGTGCGAACGAACGACAGGAACACGCACACATGTACATGTTACATCAAGTGTTGGATGATGGAGGATTTTACGTCCTTCATTTTGTAATTTCATTTCTTCGCTTGAATGCCCTTCAGCATTAAATCCACCAATTTGCGGAATTAAATTATAGGCAATCTGATAAGGGAAGACATGAGGAGTCACACTTTTTCCTTCAGAAATATCAACGACTTGAGTTTCAAGTTCTTCAATCCCTTGTTTACCAGCACCTGAAACAGCTTGGTAAGTTGACACAATCATTGAATTGATAGTGGCTTTTTTGTGTAGTTGGGCAATGGCAACAAGTGCAATAATTGTTGAACAGTTAGGATTTGCAATGATCCCTTGATTGGTAAAAATATCATCAGGGTTCACTTCTGGTACAACTAAAGGTACGTCTTCATCTAGTCGATAAATACTTGAATTATCAATAATTAAACAACCTTGTTTTTTGGCTTCAGGCAGGTAGATACGAGCAATATCGTCATCTAACGCACATAAGACAACATCAATTCCTTCAAAACAGTCTGTTGTTAATGTTTCGATTACTAATTCTTTGTCACCAAACGCAACTTTTTGTCCAGTACTTCGTTTAGAGGCAAATAATCTTAATTCTTTAATGGGAATCTGGTGTTCTAACAGAGAATTTAACATCTCTTTTCCAACTTCGCCAGTGGCTCCTAAAATTGCTACAGTTAACTCGCTCATAAACTATCGTCTCCTTCAAATTCATAATAAATAGTTTGAATGGTCGTATTATAATCTTCGTTTTTAACACCAATAATAATGGTCAACTCATCACTTGTTTGAGAAATCAGTGAGATATTGATGTGTTGCTCTCCAAGAGAGCTAAATAAACGACCACTCATACCTGTTTTGTTTTTCATAAAACGAGACACAATCGCAATAAGGGCGAAATCGTGAATGACACTGACTTTATCTGCTTGTGTACTCGCTTTTAAATCAGAGATAACTTCATAATAAAATGGTTTTAATTTTGCTGTTTCAACCACTAAAGAAAATGAATCCACACCAGTTGGAATATGTTCAACAATGATACGGTATTTTTCCATGCATTCTAATGCTTTTCTGATGGTACCAAAGTCATTGGACATATGGGATTTCACTACTGTGATAATGGAAAAATCCTTTTTACCTGTAATACCAGTGATTGCTTGACGCTTTTCTTGTTCGTCTTTAGCTGTAATTACTGTCCCATGATTATCAGGATCATTTGTATTTAAAATATGAATAGGAATCCCTTTTTCTCTAACAGGATTAACCGCTTCTTCATGGATAACATTAGCTCCCATGTAGGCTAATTCACGTAATTCTTCATAGGTAATGGTTTCAATTTGTTTTGGATTGTTCACGATTCTTGGATCGGCTTTTAAAATACCAGACACATCTGTCCAGTTTTCATAACAGACAGCATCCATTGCGCTAGCTAAAAAGCTTCCCGTAATATCACTGCCACCACGAGACATCAAGTGAATGGACTTATCAGGATAAGCCCCATAAAAACCAGGTACGACGATTTTATCAGAATGATTTTGAATGGCTTTGCATGAGCGTTTTTCATCAATTTGGCCATTTGGTTTAAAGATGATAATGTCTTTTGCATCAATAAACTTAAATCCTAAATAATTGCTTAATAATTTAGCTGTTAAATATTCACCACGACTGACTAAATAGTCTATATCAATAGAATCTTGCATTTTAGCATATAAAAAGTCTAAATCTTCAGAGATATTAGAGGTTAAATCAAGTTCGCTCTCAATTCTAGTTAATTTATCACGAATCATTTGAAATAAATCATCAAATGGCATCCCATATCGTTTATGTTCATAGCATAAATATAATAAGTCAGTTATTTTATGATCATCTGATTGTTCTTTTCCACTAGCGCTTGTGACCACAACTGTTCTTGTTGGATCACTATCAATAATGTTTTTAACTTTTTTAAACTGAGTGGCATTCGCAACACTACTTCCGCCGAATTTTGTTACTTTAATCATGCCAGTCCTCCTGAGTAATCACTCTCACAATAAGAGCGTCTTTTAATTGTGTTTGCTTTTTGATATCAGATAAAGTGATTGGATGAGTGATAAGGTAGTCGCCATCTGTTTCTTTAATTAAATTAGCATCAACTGATTCGTTTGTTCGGATAACGAATGTATAGTGATTTTGTTTGGTATCAATTATAACACTATTTCCGTCATTATCAGTACCTAGATACGACATATTTTTTGAAATATCTAAAATATCTTGAACAACGGCATTAGCGGTTGGTAATTTACCTGCACCTTGTCCGTAGAATTTTAATGTTCCAATTGTTTTTCCTTCAAGACTAGCGATATTATTGTTACTTGGAATGGTTGCTTCAACAAATGTTTCTGGTACAGCATGTAACGAGATAATACCCTCGTCATGCGTAATTTCACCGATGTATTTTAGAATATGGCCTTTTTGTTTGAAGTAATGAATATCGTCTTTTGTAATGTGTTTCATTGGGTGAACAAAGAAATCATTTGGATCGAGTTTTTTATTGAATGCTTTTCTAGCAGAAATAATTAATTTATTTAACACATCAAAGCCATCAATATCTGCACTTGGGTCAGATTCTGCGTAACCTAAATCTTGGGCTTCTTTTAATACATCACCAAAATCTTGGTCTTCTTTTAACATGGTATCTAAGATAAAGTTTGATGTGCCATTTAAAACACCATAGCATTTTGAAATAGAATCGATTCTTGAAGCTAATTCCACGTTTTTAATCCATGGAATTCCACCACCAACACTTGCTTCAAAGTTAAGTGACACACCATTTTCTTTTGCTAAATCCGTTAATGCGTCATAATGTCTTGCGATAACGGCTTTATTTGCAGTGACCACATGTTTTTTACTTTTTAACATGCGAGAGATTAAATCAAACGGCACATCAATGCCACCTAAAACTTCAACGACTAATTCGATTTCTTTATCGTTTATAATGTCGTCGATATCTGGACAAAAATTAGGAATATTGATATTTTTTTTGGGTCGTGACCATATCTTTTTTACACTAATTGATTTTGCTAAATTTTTTTTCTGTAAAATTTCATAAACACCTGAACCAACAGTCCCATAACCAAGTATGGCAATTTTCATAATAAGTCCTCCTGTAAAATACACTTGTTTTTATATGGTGAACATTGTATCATAGACTAAAATGAAAGACAAGGAGTGTTATGATGGAAAAAAAATATCAAAGTACACGAAATAAAACGATTCAATTTTCCGCTAGTCAAGCGATTTTAGCAGGGTTAAGTCCTGATGGAGGGTTGTTTGTTTTGCCTAACTTAGATGAGGTGAATTTAGACGTATCGACTGTTTTAGATAAAGATTATCAAGAGATTGCTTCACTAGTTATCACTCAGTTTTTCAATGAGTTTTCAGAAAATGACATTAAGAAATGTGTGAAAGAGGCTTATACAAACACGTTTAGCGATGACAAAATCACGCCACTAAAAAAAGTAGGCGATGATTATGTTTTAGAATTATTCCACGGGCCAACATGTTCATTTAAGGATGTTGCCTTATCACTGTTGCCAAAATTAGTAAATTTGTCAGCGAAAACACAACATAATACCAACAAACGATTAATTTTAACCGCTACAAGTGGTGATACTGGTAAAGCGGCTTTAGAAGGGTTTAAAAATGATCCATTGGTGGATATGATTGTGTATTACCCCAATAACGGGGTATCAACCATTCAAGAAAAACAAATGCAAACACAAGATGGAGGAAACGTGTCAGTTGTGTCAATTAACGGAAACTTTGATGATGCGCAAAGTAATGTGAAACGTTTATTTCATGATGAAGAATTAGTGGCGTTACTAAAAGAGCATCACATTGAATTCTCTAGTGCGAACTCAGTAAACATTGGTCGTTTGATTCCACAAGTGGTTTACTATTTTGCGTCATACGTAGAACTTGTTAATATAGGTGAGATTAAACTAGGTGAAAAGATCGACTACATTGTGCCGACAGGAAACTTTGGTAATATTTTAGCCGGATATTACGCACAACAAATGGGGCTACCAATCAATAAACTCATTTGTGCCTCAAACGAAAACAACGTGTTATATGATTTCTTAAAAACAGGTGAATATGACACCAATCGTGAGTTTAAAAAGACTAGCTCACCAAGTATGGATATTTTAATTTCATCAAACTTAGAAAGAATGCTGTTTCATTTAAGTGGAGGGGATGCAAATTACGTTGCTGACTTGATGAATCAATTAAAAAAGACAGGGAAATTCAAAATTTCTGATGATTTATTACACACGATCCAAGAAACATTTGGAACGGGATATGCAACGGATAAACAAGTGGCTGAGCAAATTGACAAAGTGTATAACGAAAAAGGGTATTTACTTGATCCGCATACAGCAGTGGCTTCCTATGTATTGGAAAATAGTCATGAGAAGAAAGAAAAAACCGTGATTTTATCAACAGCTTCTCCGTACAAATTTGTCCAAGAAGTGAGTAAAGACATTCCAGAACTTGCGATTGATAGCGCGCAAGATGAATTCAAACTAATTGATGAATTAGAAGAAAAAACAAACGTCTATGCGCCACGTCAGTTGAAAGACTTAAAAAATGCGCCAATTTTACATAATCAAGTCATTGATATTGATGAGATGAAGGATATTATTATTAAACAGGTAGGTGAGTCCTAATGGTTCGTATTAAAGTTCCGGCAACATCTGCCAATGTCGGTGTCGGGTTTGACACATTAGGGCTAGCTGTGACGTTTTATGGTGAGTGCGAGGTTGAATTATCAGACAAGTTGGAGATTACAGGGTGTCCTGTGGCGTTTCAGACAGAAGATAATTTAATTTATCAGTCATACAAATACGTGCTAGATGACTTAAAACGACCTGTGACACCAATTAAATTACAGATAGATAGTGATATTCCATTTGCACGCGGTTTGGGTAGTAGTGCAGTGTGTATCGTGTCAGGTGTGTTAGCAGCCAATGAGTTGCATCAGCTTCATTTAAGCCAAGATGAGTTGGTGAAGTATTGTACTCAAATTGAAGGGCACCCTGATAATGTGGTACCTGCTTTATTAGGGGGATTAAGTGCCTCTTATCAAATGAATGACGATATTTTTTTCCAACATTATCCAGTTGATGAGTCGTATCAATTTGTAGCTTTTGTTCCCGATTTTACGTTGGAAACATCAGTCGCACGAGGAGCGTTACCTGAAAGTTATCCACTAAAAACAGTGGTAGCCAATCAAGCAAAATTATTGTTTTTATTAGACGCATTAAAAACAGGAGATGCGGCTAATTTGGATAAATTTTTAGATGATGGCATTCATCAGCCATACCGCAAAACATTAATTGACGAATATGATATAGTAGAAAATATCGCAAAAGAATCAGGAGCAAAAGGGTTTTATATTTCTGGTAGTGGCTCAACATTAATGGGCGTTTTCACGTCACAAGTTGACTTGAAAGGATTAAACATATCACTCAGCACGTTGAAACATAAATGGAAGGCTCTTGATTTATCAGTGGACTATAAAGGAGCAGAAGTATGTCACAGAACTATTTAATCGTCAATCAAGACGTATTACCTGAGGTTTTCTCAAAGGTAATCGAAGCAAAAAAATTATTAAATTCAGGAGATTTTAAACATGTGAGTGAGGTTGTCAATGAAGTTGGCCTATCTCGAAGTGCGTTTTACAAGTACAAAGACCATGTGTTTGTCGCTGATAAAACGGCACAAATCAGAAAAACACTCATTTCATTTAACTTAACCGATAAAAAAGGCTTGTTGTCTTCTGTATTAAACCGTCTGTCAGAGTTAGGTGGAAATGTGTTAACTATTAATCAAAATATTCCCATTCAAGATACAGCAACCGTTGTGATGGGGATTGATATTAAAGAACTATCAGTGTCAGTGAATGAACTCTTAGCAGAACTAGAAAAATTAACAGGAGTCAATCATCTACAACTCTTATCAATTGAATAATAAAAGCCGGACACGACGTTTTAA
This genomic stretch from Vagococcus sp. CY52-2 harbors:
- a CDS encoding putative quinol monooxygenase codes for the protein MKIIQANFYVKNDKREDFLADIVPLIASTRLEEGCLLYDLYESVEKKNQFVMIEHWKNQESIDKHNQNPLLINLFGKMSEYAEKKTELIITENEE
- a CDS encoding DUF1304 domain-containing protein encodes the protein MSIISTVLIVFVALEFFYIMYLETFATTSGVTSRVFNMTKEELKRNSVSTLFKNQGVYNGLIGVGLLYSVFLSKASLEISRVLLVYIILVALYGSLTSDKKIILTQGGLAILALVSTFF
- a CDS encoding transposase → MNAFKYSYSNGFLEGINNKINVIKRVTYGYRNFLLFKRRIFLIQNKVFQVN
- a CDS encoding transposase is translated as MDMNASYGQLLKTVFPNAAIVTDQFHIIQQINRSFNTLRIKEMNQLKHHNQEEGKQYRRLKRYWKLLLKDSSELNYKHFYYRPLFKRNVSSTELVDELLSYSSL
- a CDS encoding helix-turn-helix domain-containing protein; translation: MNKDKQCQKCGCYQSVKNGTYQTISQLPEVERRPTYLKLHRERYLASTSLVDDYCHISKQLKYQIAFDLKENQSCKKIAACHSVSEDTVKRVLVSFTNNQQPNVNFLPTALCVDEFSSTFDCHAGMSFICADATPKKIIDILPDKR
- a CDS encoding aspartate-semialdehyde dehydrogenase, producing MSELTVAILGATGEVGKEMLNSLLEHQIPIKELRLFASKRSTGQKVAFGDKELVIETLTTDCFEGIDVVLCALDDDIARIYLPEAKKQGCLIIDNSSIYRLDEDVPLVVPEVNPDDIFTNQGIIANPNCSTIIALVAIAQLHKKATINSMIVSTYQAVSGAGKQGIEELETQVVDISEGKSVTPHVFPYQIAYNLIPQIGGFNAEGHSSEEMKLQNEGRKILHHPTLDVTCTCVRVPVVRSHSEAITLFLDNDLSVEEARQIISETDGVKLVDDLDNQGYPMPLDTSNQDLVYVGRIRKSKVGNQSVITLWCCGDQVRKGAATNAVQILEHYIKHSN
- a CDS encoding aspartate kinase, which translates into the protein MIKVTKFGGSSVANATQFKKVKNIIDSDPTRTVVVTSASGKEQSDDHKITDLLYLCYEHKRYGMPFDDLFQMIRDKLTRIESELDLTSNISEDLDFLYAKMQDSIDIDYLVSRGEYLTAKLLSNYLGFKFIDAKDIIIFKPNGQIDEKRSCKAIQNHSDKIVVPGFYGAYPDKSIHLMSRGGSDITGSFLASAMDAVCYENWTDVSGILKADPRIVNNPKQIETITYEELRELAYMGANVIHEEAVNPVREKGIPIHILNTNDPDNHGTVITAKDEQEKRQAITGITGKKDFSIITVVKSHMSNDFGTIRKALECMEKYRIIVEHIPTGVDSFSLVVETAKLKPFYYEVISDLKASTQADKVSVIHDFALIAIVSRFMKNKTGMSGRLFSSLGEQHINISLISQTSDELTIIIGVKNEDYNTTIQTIYYEFEGDDSL
- a CDS encoding homoserine dehydrogenase, whose translation is MKIAILGYGTVGSGVYEILQKKNLAKSISVKKIWSRPKKNINIPNFCPDIDDIINDKEIELVVEVLGGIDVPFDLISRMLKSKKHVVTANKAVIARHYDALTDLAKENGVSLNFEASVGGGIPWIKNVELASRIDSISKCYGVLNGTSNFILDTMLKEDQDFGDVLKEAQDLGYAESDPSADIDGFDVLNKLIISARKAFNKKLDPNDFFVHPMKHITKDDIHYFKQKGHILKYIGEITHDEGIISLHAVPETFVEATIPSNNNIASLEGKTIGTLKFYGQGAGKLPTANAVVQDILDISKNMSYLGTDNDGNSVIIDTKQNHYTFVIRTNESVDANLIKETDGDYLITHPITLSDIKKQTQLKDALIVRVITQEDWHD
- the thrC gene encoding threonine synthase encodes the protein MEKKYQSTRNKTIQFSASQAILAGLSPDGGLFVLPNLDEVNLDVSTVLDKDYQEIASLVITQFFNEFSENDIKKCVKEAYTNTFSDDKITPLKKVGDDYVLELFHGPTCSFKDVALSLLPKLVNLSAKTQHNTNKRLILTATSGDTGKAALEGFKNDPLVDMIVYYPNNGVSTIQEKQMQTQDGGNVSVVSINGNFDDAQSNVKRLFHDEELVALLKEHHIEFSSANSVNIGRLIPQVVYYFASYVELVNIGEIKLGEKIDYIVPTGNFGNILAGYYAQQMGLPINKLICASNENNVLYDFLKTGEYDTNREFKKTSSPSMDILISSNLERMLFHLSGGDANYVADLMNQLKKTGKFKISDDLLHTIQETFGTGYATDKQVAEQIDKVYNEKGYLLDPHTAVASYVLENSHEKKEKTVILSTASPYKFVQEVSKDIPELAIDSAQDEFKLIDELEEKTNVYAPRQLKDLKNAPILHNQVIDIDEMKDIIIKQVGES
- the thrB gene encoding homoserine kinase gives rise to the protein MVRIKVPATSANVGVGFDTLGLAVTFYGECEVELSDKLEITGCPVAFQTEDNLIYQSYKYVLDDLKRPVTPIKLQIDSDIPFARGLGSSAVCIVSGVLAANELHQLHLSQDELVKYCTQIEGHPDNVVPALLGGLSASYQMNDDIFFQHYPVDESYQFVAFVPDFTLETSVARGALPESYPLKTVVANQAKLLFLLDALKTGDAANLDKFLDDGIHQPYRKTLIDEYDIVENIAKESGAKGFYISGSGSTLMGVFTSQVDLKGLNISLSTLKHKWKALDLSVDYKGAEVCHRTI
- a CDS encoding ACT domain-containing protein; translation: MSQNYLIVNQDVLPEVFSKVIEAKKLLNSGDFKHVSEVVNEVGLSRSAFYKYKDHVFVADKTAQIRKTLISFNLTDKKGLLSSVLNRLSELGGNVLTINQNIPIQDTATVVMGIDIKELSVSVNELLAELEKLTGVNHLQLLSIE